A single region of the Nicotiana sylvestris chromosome 6, ASM39365v2, whole genome shotgun sequence genome encodes:
- the LOC138870499 gene encoding uncharacterized protein, producing MFFDGAANFKGVGIGAVLVSETGQHYPISAKLRFLCTNNMAEYEAYILELNMEIDMNIQELLVIGDLDLLVHQVHGEWASKNSKILPYLHHVQELKRRFTKIEFQHVLRIQNEFTDTLAILSSMIQHPDKNYIDPIPARIQNQPTYYAHVEEETDGKP from the coding sequence atgttctttgacggggccgcaaatttcaaaggagtaggcattggagcagttttggtgtcagaaactggtcagcattatcccatATCTGCTAAACTAAGATTTctctgcaccaacaatatggcagaatatgaggcctACATACTAGAGCTCAACATGGaaattgacatgaacattcaggagttgttaGTGATCGGCGAtttagatttgcttgtgcaccaagtGCACGGAGAATGGGCTAgcaagaattccaagatactgccatatctgcaccatgtgcaggaattgaaaaggaggttcacaaagatagaattccaacatgtgctcagaattcagaatgagttcacCGACACATTAGCCattttgtcatcaatgatacagcatccagataagaactatattgatcccatcCCGGCGAGGATTCAAAATCAGCCAACATAttatgctcatgtcgaggaagaaacCGATGGAAAACCTTga